A stretch of the Halomonas sp. BDJS001 genome encodes the following:
- a CDS encoding diguanylate cyclase domain-containing protein, which produces MTKELEKIEAGLNVSHETLLAQARDWAIWDDTYEFVQGNYPGYPDTNFSQQMFEEMHYQLMAFFNAEGEVHFLAGINPANGQYHTCRSVERECRWMAGLVHTMQASIKEDSLQRKSALYAGTPPLIVASNPIFRTDESGPPQGWLFKVRPMDADWLSTIERYTGLPTMLSVVNGKEDNDIAINIMGNTIFAQRFLTTYPSNQQIALGTQLKRTSYLASLETFRYVLLWTACLMLLVISLVLLLLERIILKPLKILTSFTQQISGDIYESSSLLKRGDEIGILARAFQKQLKRQQQLNSELIQLSTHDPLTGLPNRRLFDQRLQEVVNNALTTGQPLSVMMIDIDHFKLFNDHYGHPEGDICLRRVAQTMHEVATAHGFFIARTGGEEFSAMLPATSATQALEKSQALSHAVDQLKHPHQVSPVASYVTVSIGISQLDIEGAMTPSGLMTTADQALYAAKAAGRHSAKVYTPSLANSTFSSHNTLP; this is translated from the coding sequence GTGACAAAAGAGTTAGAGAAAATAGAGGCTGGACTAAATGTTAGCCACGAAACTTTACTGGCCCAAGCGCGAGACTGGGCAATTTGGGACGACACCTACGAGTTTGTTCAGGGTAACTACCCGGGTTACCCCGATACCAACTTTAGCCAACAGATGTTTGAAGAGATGCATTACCAACTCATGGCCTTTTTCAACGCGGAGGGCGAGGTACACTTTTTAGCTGGCATCAATCCGGCTAATGGCCAGTACCACACCTGCCGTAGCGTAGAGAGAGAATGCCGATGGATGGCTGGCTTGGTGCATACTATGCAAGCCTCAATTAAAGAAGACTCTCTGCAAAGAAAAAGTGCCCTGTATGCAGGCACCCCGCCATTAATCGTGGCATCCAATCCCATTTTCCGCACTGACGAAAGTGGACCGCCTCAAGGCTGGCTGTTTAAAGTACGCCCTATGGACGCTGACTGGCTTAGCACAATAGAGCGCTATACGGGGCTTCCAACGATGCTTTCCGTGGTTAATGGCAAAGAGGATAACGATATTGCCATTAACATTATGGGCAATACGATTTTCGCGCAGCGCTTTTTAACTACCTACCCATCCAATCAACAAATAGCACTAGGTACTCAGCTTAAACGCACCAGCTATCTTGCAAGCTTAGAAACGTTTCGCTACGTGCTGCTGTGGACCGCATGCTTAATGCTGTTGGTCATCAGCCTTGTACTGCTTTTGTTAGAGCGCATTATTCTTAAGCCGCTCAAAATCTTAACCAGTTTCACCCAGCAAATCAGCGGCGATATTTATGAGTCGAGCAGTTTATTGAAACGTGGTGATGAAATAGGAATACTTGCCCGCGCTTTTCAAAAGCAATTAAAGCGCCAGCAACAACTCAATTCCGAACTAATCCAGCTTTCTACCCATGACCCCTTGACTGGCTTGCCCAATCGCCGTCTATTCGATCAGCGCCTACAAGAGGTGGTCAATAATGCCCTGACCACTGGGCAGCCCCTCTCGGTCATGATGATTGATATTGACCATTTCAAGCTGTTTAACGATCATTATGGGCACCCTGAAGGGGATATTTGTTTGCGACGGGTCGCGCAAACGATGCATGAGGTCGCCACCGCCCATGGCTTTTTTATAGCGCGCACCGGCGGCGAAGAGTTCAGCGCCATGCTGCCCGCCACTTCTGCCACTCAGGCGCTGGAGAAAAGCCAAGCGCTTAGTCATGCCGTAGACCAATTAAAGCATCCCCATCAGGTGTCGCCTGTGGCTTCATATGTCACCGTTAGCATTGGCATTAGCCAGTTAGATATAGAAGGCGCCATGACGCCCAGTGGATTAATGACGACCGCCGACCAAGCGCTCTACGCAGCAAAAGCAGCCGGGAGGCACAGTGCCAAGGTGTATACGCCCTCGCTAGCCAACTCCACCTTTTCTTCGCACAATACATTGCCATGA
- the metG gene encoding methionine--tRNA ligase — protein sequence MSTTATRNILVTSALPYANGAIHLGHLLEYIQTDIWVRFQKSRGQQCYYVCADDAHGTAIMLRAEQEGITSEALIERVSNDHQTDFARFGVGFDNYHSTHSIENRHFSEMIYKRLRDKGHIATRDIEQMFDPQKGLFLADRFIKGTCPKCGAEDQYGDNCEKCGATYTPADLINPVSAISGATPEVRTSTHYFFKLPDFADFLQGWIDDGHVQPQIRNKLMEWFESGFNEWDISRDAPYFGFEIPDAPGKYFYVWLDAPIGYLASFKNLCDREGIDFDSFWNKGSDAEVYHFIGKDIVYFHALFWPAMLHGADLRTPTAVNCHGFLTVDGAKMSKSRGTFIKAATYADYLNPEYLRYYFAAKLTSKVDDLDLNLEDFAARVNSDLVGKVVNIASRCAGFVKKLGGGRLSSHCAEPQMVARFIAAGDDIAEDFEAREFSRAMRKIMELADEANTYIADKEPWALAKQDGRDTEVLEICSVGINLFRQLMVYLAPVVPAMAEQAREFLNVESLDWHTRQSVLTDHSINKFKPLMTRVERDKIDAMIEASKEDLVEEQKLKEVPKGPLAEDPIAEEIDFAAFAKVDLRIARIAKAEYVEGADKLLQLTLDLGGETRNVFSGIRSAYAPEALEGRLTVMVANLAPRKMRFGVSEGMVLASANEDGIYLLSPDAGAEPGQRVT from the coding sequence ATGTCTACTACCGCCACGCGCAACATTTTGGTGACTAGCGCGCTCCCCTACGCCAACGGAGCCATTCACCTCGGTCACTTACTTGAGTATATCCAGACTGATATCTGGGTGCGTTTCCAGAAAAGCCGTGGCCAACAGTGCTACTACGTGTGTGCCGATGACGCCCATGGCACCGCCATTATGCTGCGGGCCGAGCAGGAAGGGATTACCTCTGAAGCGCTGATTGAGCGGGTCTCCAACGACCACCAGACAGACTTCGCCCGCTTTGGGGTCGGGTTCGACAACTACCACTCCACTCACTCGATTGAAAACCGCCACTTCAGCGAGATGATTTACAAGCGGTTGCGGGATAAAGGCCATATTGCCACCCGTGATATCGAGCAGATGTTTGACCCCCAGAAAGGCCTATTTCTGGCTGACCGTTTTATCAAAGGCACCTGCCCTAAATGTGGCGCTGAAGACCAGTATGGCGACAACTGTGAAAAGTGCGGCGCTACCTACACCCCCGCCGACTTGATTAACCCTGTTTCGGCCATTTCAGGCGCCACGCCCGAGGTACGCACCTCGACCCACTACTTCTTTAAGCTGCCCGACTTTGCCGACTTCCTGCAGGGCTGGATTGACGACGGTCATGTGCAGCCGCAAATTCGCAATAAGCTAATGGAGTGGTTTGAGTCCGGCTTTAACGAGTGGGATATCTCCCGCGACGCCCCCTACTTTGGCTTCGAAATCCCCGACGCCCCAGGCAAATACTTCTATGTCTGGCTGGACGCACCTATCGGCTACCTGGCCAGCTTTAAGAACCTGTGTGACCGCGAAGGCATCGACTTCGATAGCTTCTGGAACAAAGGCTCCGATGCCGAGGTGTATCACTTTATCGGCAAGGATATCGTCTATTTCCATGCGCTGTTCTGGCCCGCCATGCTGCATGGCGCTGACCTGCGCACCCCCACCGCGGTCAACTGCCACGGTTTCCTGACGGTAGACGGCGCCAAGATGTCGAAATCCCGCGGCACCTTTATTAAAGCCGCCACCTACGCCGATTACCTGAATCCAGAATACTTGCGCTACTACTTTGCGGCTAAGCTTACTTCCAAAGTCGATGACTTGGATCTGAACCTGGAAGATTTTGCTGCACGGGTAAACTCAGACCTGGTCGGCAAAGTGGTCAACATTGCCAGCCGCTGCGCCGGCTTTGTTAAAAAACTCGGCGGTGGGCGCCTCTCAAGCCACTGCGCTGAGCCACAGATGGTCGCCCGCTTTATTGCCGCCGGTGACGATATCGCCGAAGACTTCGAAGCCCGCGAATTTAGCCGGGCCATGCGCAAAATTATGGAGCTGGCGGACGAAGCCAATACTTATATTGCTGACAAAGAGCCCTGGGCACTGGCGAAGCAGGATGGCCGCGACACAGAGGTGCTTGAAATATGCTCCGTAGGCATTAATCTGTTCCGCCAGCTGATGGTCTATCTGGCGCCCGTGGTACCCGCCATGGCAGAGCAAGCGCGTGAGTTTCTTAACGTTGAGTCGCTCGATTGGCACACGCGTCAAAGCGTGCTCACCGATCATTCGATCAACAAATTCAAACCGCTGATGACCCGCGTTGAACGCGACAAAATCGATGCCATGATTGAAGCGTCGAAGGAAGATCTCGTGGAAGAGCAAAAATTGAAGGAAGTCCCCAAAGGCCCACTGGCGGAAGACCCCATTGCTGAAGAGATCGACTTTGCCGCCTTTGCCAAAGTCGACCTGCGCATTGCGCGAATCGCCAAAGCAGAATATGTCGAAGGCGCCGACAAATTGCTGCAATTGACCCTCGACCTCGGTGGCGAAACCCGCAACGTCTTCTCCGGCATTCGCTCCGCCTACGCACCGGAAGCCCTGGAAGGCCGCTTGACGGTGATGGTCGCTAATTTGGCACCGCGCAAAATGCGCTTTGGCGTATCGGAAGGCATGGTGTTAGCCTCTGCCAATGAAGATGGCATCTACCTGCTCTCTCCCGATGCGGGCGCCGAACCGGGACAGCGAGTAACGTAA
- a CDS encoding 1-acyl-sn-glycerol-3-phosphate acyltransferase has translation MTQHNNATNVSTETDPWADIRPFMDHEVADVLARLSRDNELLDALTRFRLPRMARWAPSLARLFASRAVRREVKDVSTVYEFQMRIAHYMERMIRTTTDAFEVTGLDKLDANGAYLFIGNHRDISLDPAFVNYALYQANRDTVRIAIGDNLLKKPYVTDLMRLNKSFIVPRSARGKRAMLAAYQQLSAYIRHTITEDQHSIWMAQREGRAKNGIDHTEPAIIKMLIMARRAAERDMVFGEAIAELKLVPVSISYEYDPCDVQKAQELHDIDTQGSYAKSEFEDIRSIVAGITGSKGRVRLHFGTPVGSDMATPDEVAAEIDRQVIGGYRLFPSHYLALEALGEAPELVARKAITRQDRERFKARLADVPEPLRPYWLAQYANPVKHKAGRLTL, from the coding sequence ATGACTCAACACAATAACGCTACCAACGTCTCTACCGAGACAGACCCGTGGGCCGATATTCGGCCCTTTATGGATCATGAAGTGGCCGACGTGCTTGCCAGGCTCTCACGGGACAACGAACTGCTTGATGCGCTAACCCGCTTTCGGCTGCCGCGCATGGCACGTTGGGCGCCGTCACTAGCGCGTCTGTTTGCTAGCCGTGCCGTGCGGCGTGAAGTTAAGGATGTTTCAACGGTTTACGAATTCCAAATGCGCATTGCCCACTACATGGAGCGCATGATTCGCACCACCACGGATGCGTTTGAGGTCACCGGCCTCGACAAACTCGACGCCAATGGCGCTTATCTCTTTATTGGCAATCACCGCGATATCTCCTTAGATCCCGCGTTCGTTAACTATGCGCTGTATCAGGCAAACCGTGACACCGTGCGTATCGCTATCGGTGACAATCTGCTTAAAAAGCCCTATGTCACCGACCTGATGCGACTTAATAAAAGCTTTATTGTGCCACGCAGCGCCCGGGGCAAACGCGCGATGCTGGCGGCGTATCAACAGCTATCTGCCTATATTCGCCATACCATTACCGAAGACCAACACTCTATTTGGATGGCCCAGCGCGAAGGCCGCGCCAAGAACGGCATTGACCACACTGAACCCGCCATCATCAAAATGTTGATCATGGCCAGACGAGCCGCAGAGCGGGACATGGTCTTTGGCGAAGCTATCGCGGAACTGAAATTGGTACCGGTATCGATTAGCTATGAATATGACCCCTGCGATGTACAAAAAGCCCAGGAGCTACACGACATCGATACCCAGGGCAGCTACGCCAAAAGTGAGTTTGAGGATATTCGCTCCATTGTAGCCGGCATTACCGGTTCCAAAGGGCGCGTGCGGCTGCATTTTGGCACGCCGGTAGGTTCTGATATGGCCACGCCCGACGAAGTGGCGGCTGAGATTGATCGCCAGGTGATCGGCGGCTATCGCCTCTTCCCCAGCCACTATTTAGCCCTGGAGGCATTGGGTGAAGCACCCGAACTGGTGGCTCGTAAAGCGATCACTCGACAAGACCGTGAACGCTTTAAGGCTCGGCTTGCCGACGTACCCGAACCTCTGCGCCCCTATTGGCTTGCCCAGTACGCGAACCCTGTTAAACACAAGGCCGGTCGACTGACGCTCTAA
- a CDS encoding recombination-associated protein RdgC, translating into MWFKHLHLYRLHDAPELSSDALASALDEHSAKPLGNADARRLGWTAPAGRLGAGQLVHEIQGHRLLSALRQERLLPASVVKEEVDEQVADIEASEGRKVTRKEKTALKEQVTENLLPRAFVRSQKIDLWWDTRGQMIGINASSRTRAEDILDLLRETLGSLKVTPLSSQTLPIRAMTTWLGDAASRPADLQLGDQVELKAKGDDGVLRARQVDLDSDEIQQLLESGRQASKLAISLEGRLSFVLHDDLALKSLRFGDTLIEEADHSDDGDDALARLETDFILMAQALSTDIPRLIEWLGGETQREPAAQ; encoded by the coding sequence ATGTGGTTTAAGCACTTGCATTTATACCGCCTGCACGACGCGCCGGAATTATCCAGTGATGCGCTGGCTAGCGCCTTAGACGAGCACTCCGCTAAACCACTCGGCAACGCCGATGCGCGTCGCCTTGGCTGGACAGCACCAGCCGGACGCTTGGGCGCAGGCCAGCTTGTGCACGAAATCCAAGGACACCGGCTGCTTTCCGCCCTGCGCCAAGAGCGCCTACTGCCCGCGTCGGTTGTAAAGGAAGAAGTTGACGAACAGGTGGCGGATATTGAGGCCAGCGAAGGCCGCAAAGTGACCCGCAAAGAGAAGACCGCACTCAAGGAGCAGGTTACCGAGAATTTACTGCCCCGCGCCTTTGTGCGTAGTCAGAAGATTGATCTGTGGTGGGACACCCGCGGCCAGATGATCGGCATCAATGCCAGCTCGCGCACCCGTGCCGAAGACATTCTGGATCTACTGCGTGAAACCCTGGGTAGCTTAAAAGTCACCCCACTGAGTTCACAGACGCTGCCTATTCGCGCCATGACGACCTGGCTGGGCGACGCAGCCAGTCGACCAGCCGATCTTCAGCTGGGTGATCAGGTGGAGCTCAAAGCCAAAGGTGATGACGGCGTGCTGCGTGCTCGCCAGGTCGATCTAGACAGCGATGAAATTCAGCAACTGCTGGAGAGCGGCCGCCAAGCCAGTAAACTCGCCATTAGCCTGGAAGGCCGGTTAAGCTTTGTGTTACACGATGATTTGGCACTGAAATCGTTACGCTTTGGCGATACCTTGATTGAGGAAGCCGATCACTCTGACGACGGTGACGATGCCCTTGCCCGCCTGGAAACAGACTTTATTTTAATGGCGCAGGCGCTATCCACCGATATTCCCCGCTTGATAGAGTGGCTCGGCGGCGAGACGCAGCGGGAACCCGCGGCTCAATAA
- a CDS encoding acyl-CoA thioesterase translates to MSTSLSRVHLRVRGYHLDGYGHVNNARYLEFMEEGRWDFFDQHPEMIKELHQAGRAFVVVNLNIDYLAAAVHGDDLEIMTGIVEIGERSGVCHHRIVRKDGTVIARADLTFVLLDMRANKAAAIEAEVREALVALTLPKEAFSD, encoded by the coding sequence ATGAGTACATCGCTTTCACGGGTTCATCTGCGCGTTCGAGGCTATCACCTGGATGGCTATGGGCATGTGAATAACGCCCGCTATCTTGAGTTTATGGAGGAGGGGCGCTGGGATTTCTTTGACCAGCATCCAGAGATGATCAAAGAACTCCATCAGGCCGGACGGGCATTCGTCGTCGTCAATTTGAATATCGATTATTTGGCGGCAGCAGTGCACGGCGACGACCTGGAAATTATGACCGGGATTGTTGAGATAGGTGAACGCAGTGGCGTTTGTCACCACCGTATTGTGCGTAAAGATGGCACCGTTATTGCCCGTGCAGACTTAACCTTCGTGCTGCTTGATATGCGCGCCAACAAGGCCGCTGCCATCGAAGCAGAAGTGCGTGAGGCGTTAGTCGCGTTAACCTTGCCAAAAGAGGCATTTAGCGACTAA